The following are from one region of the Sphaerochaeta sp. genome:
- a CDS encoding CpXC domain-containing protein, with protein MPTSHDVITLACPNCHTEQKVKAYTAIDLSTDPKLELGILTDSVFTHTCTHCGASFTVTNELLVTNAEVPFAILLAPDYQRGEPKAPDSLKGYIKRVVPTINQLKEKVMIFQALMDDRAVELCKLYLSLQEARQDGYYLFTEHRDGNLKFSWFDANDTLVDAIQVPDSLYTMVLPKAKGFEVDDGVFTPLDALWALDRIGQ; from the coding sequence ATGCCGACAAGTCATGACGTAATCACCCTCGCCTGCCCCAATTGTCACACCGAACAGAAGGTGAAAGCCTACACGGCTATCGACCTGTCCACGGATCCCAAGCTGGAACTTGGGATCCTCACCGACAGCGTGTTCACCCACACCTGCACCCACTGTGGCGCATCGTTCACCGTGACCAACGAACTGCTCGTCACCAATGCGGAGGTTCCGTTCGCCATACTGCTTGCCCCGGATTACCAACGGGGCGAGCCAAAGGCGCCGGATTCCCTGAAGGGATATATCAAACGGGTAGTACCGACGATCAACCAGTTGAAGGAAAAGGTGATGATCTTCCAGGCCTTGATGGACGATCGTGCCGTGGAACTGTGCAAACTGTACCTTTCCCTTCAGGAAGCCAGACAGGATGGGTATTATTTGTTCACCGAACACCGGGACGGGAATCTGAAATTCTCCTGGTTTGACGCCAACGATACGTTGGTGGATGCCATCCAGGTGCCGGACAGCCTGTACACCATGGTGCTTCCCAAGGCAAAGGGATTTGAAGTGGACGATGGGGTGTTCACCCCGCTGGACGCACTCTGGGCGCTTGACCGGATCGGCCAGTGA
- a CDS encoding Fic family protein has translation MREKLSEGFIRFSHQSEGFSFLDEEMDAVRDILDGKLSADGVIQDYIERHGLSTDYTPVEESAYYPDTHCLVNYFSLRNRQKLKEIESLFSCYRMAEILSEDHQPPFEFDSLLDLHARLFGDVYPSAGQLRTVDIKRRTVFCDPRYLRQEGENLFLRIQTAHYLKGLEKEEFVNELAYFMGEMEALHPFNDGNGRVERLFFYLMALYAGYETDWGSADPDRLLEADICAIDGDYQLLISVLTEIVTPVE, from the coding sequence ATGAGAGAGAAGCTATCCGAAGGGTTCATCCGTTTCAGTCATCAGTCCGAAGGGTTCTCGTTCCTCGATGAGGAGATGGACGCTGTCCGGGACATCCTTGACGGCAAGCTCAGTGCCGATGGGGTGATCCAGGACTATATCGAACGGCACGGTCTTTCCACGGATTACACACCGGTGGAAGAGAGCGCGTACTATCCGGATACCCATTGTCTGGTCAATTACTTTTCTCTGCGGAACCGACAAAAACTGAAGGAGATTGAATCACTGTTCAGTTGCTACCGTATGGCGGAGATTCTTTCGGAGGATCATCAACCACCGTTTGAATTTGATTCCCTGCTTGACCTGCACGCCCGCCTGTTCGGGGATGTGTATCCCTCCGCGGGACAGCTCAGGACGGTGGACATCAAGCGGAGGACGGTCTTCTGCGATCCCCGCTACCTGCGTCAGGAAGGGGAGAACCTGTTCCTTCGCATCCAGACGGCCCATTATCTCAAAGGATTGGAAAAAGAAGAATTCGTCAATGAACTGGCCTATTTCATGGGAGAGATGGAAGCGCTCCATCCGTTCAATGACGGCAACGGCAGGGTGGAACGGCTGTTCTTTTATCTGATGGCGCTGTACGCCGGCTATGAGACGGACTGGGGCTCTGCTGATCCCGATCGTCTTCTGGAAGCGGACATCTGCGCCATCGACGGCGATTACCAGCTGTTGATCTCCGTCCTGACGGAAATCGTCACTCCGGTGGAGTGA
- a CDS encoding TIGR00730 family Rossman fold protein, whose product MQMFHRLTVFCASSLGNNPSYRTAVVAFGTMMAQHGIDLVYGGGTRGLMGVLADTLRQAGREVTGVLPRAMNKPSVRTHAAESALIITDGMHQRKDTMYRLGDGFVALPGGIGTLEELMEIYTWLQLGYHHKPIGLLNTNDYYGHLVDFLKHSEHEGFLGKECLDALCVDDDPERLLIKMEASGTNLPDKLAP is encoded by the coding sequence ATGCAGATGTTCCATCGATTGACCGTTTTCTGCGCGAGCTCCTTAGGAAACAACCCCTCATACCGTACCGCCGTCGTCGCCTTTGGGACGATGATGGCCCAGCATGGCATTGATCTGGTGTACGGAGGCGGAACCCGAGGATTGATGGGGGTGCTGGCCGACACGCTCCGTCAGGCAGGGAGAGAAGTGACCGGTGTGCTGCCACGGGCGATGAACAAGCCTTCCGTACGGACCCATGCGGCGGAAAGCGCGTTGATCATCACGGATGGGATGCACCAACGCAAAGATACGATGTACCGTCTGGGAGACGGGTTCGTCGCACTCCCCGGAGGCATCGGCACGCTGGAAGAGCTGATGGAAATCTACACCTGGCTGCAATTGGGGTACCACCACAAGCCGATCGGTCTGCTCAACACGAACGATTACTACGGACATCTGGTGGACTTTCTCAAGCACAGCGAACATGAAGGATTTCTGGGAAAGGAATGCCTGGATGCGCTGTGCGTCGATGATGATCCCGAACGGCTCCTCATCAAAATGGAGGCGTCCGGCACCAATCTGCCGGACAAGTTGGCACCATGA
- a CDS encoding YitT family protein — protein sequence MTKRQYRLVEYSSIIIGSALTALGIALFTAPAKIVGGGASGIATILFHLKGWDIGLVTLAINIPLFFLGMKVFGNTYGIRSLIGTLLLSGFISLFDRISGYQSALDLSKNSNYLLSALFGAALQGVGIGLVIRGGSNTGGTDIIAQILARFTFLTQGLAMFVVDGIIIAFSAVYFGLESALYGVLCAYISTLMIDKIILSLGTNKEKTAFIISQHPEGIEAAIMEKLGHGGTIFTARGMYTKTERPVIMSVITNHEVASLTKIVHQEDPKAFMIIQDAFEVLGEGFTPIEEATWDDEHDVTQKPIAPKAGKDSTSPRSSS from the coding sequence ATGACAAAACGACAGTACCGCCTGGTGGAGTACAGCTCCATCATCATTGGTTCGGCGCTCACCGCGCTGGGGATTGCCCTGTTCACCGCTCCGGCGAAGATCGTCGGAGGAGGGGCGAGCGGCATCGCCACCATCCTGTTCCACCTGAAAGGATGGGACATCGGACTGGTCACGCTGGCCATCAACATCCCATTGTTCTTTTTGGGCATGAAGGTGTTCGGAAACACCTACGGTATCCGCTCGTTGATCGGCACCCTTCTGCTTTCCGGATTCATTTCGCTGTTTGACCGTATTTCCGGATACCAGAGCGCATTGGACCTGAGCAAGAACTCCAACTACCTGCTCTCCGCGCTGTTCGGCGCAGCCTTGCAGGGTGTGGGCATCGGACTGGTGATCCGTGGAGGCTCAAACACCGGAGGAACGGACATCATTGCCCAGATCCTGGCCCGGTTCACCTTCCTCACCCAAGGCTTGGCCATGTTCGTCGTCGACGGCATCATCATCGCCTTCAGTGCCGTATATTTTGGATTGGAATCAGCGTTGTACGGCGTGCTGTGCGCCTACATCAGCACACTGATGATTGACAAGATCATCCTCAGTCTGGGAACCAACAAGGAAAAGACCGCGTTCATCATCAGCCAGCACCCCGAAGGCATCGAGGCGGCCATCATGGAGAAACTGGGTCACGGGGGCACGATCTTCACCGCCCGTGGCATGTACACCAAGACGGAACGCCCGGTGATCATGAGCGTCATCACCAACCATGAAGTGGCCAGCCTGACGAAGATCGTCCATCAGGAAGACCCCAAAGCCTTTATGATCATCCAGGACGCCTTTGAAGTCCTCGGTGAGGGATTCACCCCCATCGAGGAAGCCACCTGGGATGATGAACACGATGTGACGCAGAAACCTATCGCTCCCAAAGCTGGGAAGGATAGTACTTCGCCTCGATCTTCTTCCTGA
- a CDS encoding glycoside hydrolase family 43 protein, which yields MRPILRGFHPDPSICRGEDAWYLVNSTFEFFPGLPVSRSEDLVHWECVGHVAERPEQLGWMAMRASRGLFAATIRTHQGKWYVTVTDVTRLGNCLFVADHPQGPWSDPIPLAMPGIDPSLFFDGDGKAYLLTNGAGIIMAPVDLDTGTVLASPRLLTSGSGGRYPEGPHLYVMNGWYYLMLAEGGTEYGHMETLFRSSALWGPYQPCPYNPILSSRDRPEEPVQCLGHADLTPDGEGRWKAVFLGVRPLPGLLLHALGRETFLGTVVFDVDGWFHIQPDEGTFKESVQNIVLTDREEYLSPRVPQWMPIWKDGAMRLRGNGSELSSPMGNPSFFGIRQQEFGCRMRTLVHDWTSSAVFGVAAYLSNDTFLAIRVDTGANRVSLWQCLHGMTVPVSSVWMPDGLPDSLVLEIVSDPRSYQFRWGNNPEHLRLLGSLSVAGLCAEGTRTMTFTGVLVGPYAECGEVSFRSLQA from the coding sequence GTGCGTCCGATCCTCCGTGGGTTCCATCCTGATCCCAGCATCTGCCGGGGAGAGGATGCCTGGTATTTGGTAAATTCCACCTTCGAGTTTTTTCCGGGACTGCCGGTCTCCCGCAGTGAGGACCTTGTCCATTGGGAGTGTGTGGGACACGTAGCCGAACGCCCAGAGCAATTGGGCTGGATGGCGATGCGCGCCTCCCGCGGCCTGTTCGCCGCGACGATTCGCACCCACCAAGGGAAATGGTACGTCACCGTCACCGACGTGACACGGCTGGGAAACTGCCTGTTCGTCGCCGACCATCCCCAAGGCCCGTGGTCCGACCCCATTCCCCTCGCCATGCCTGGGATCGATCCCTCGCTGTTCTTTGATGGGGATGGGAAGGCGTATCTGCTGACCAACGGCGCAGGCATCATCATGGCGCCGGTCGACCTTGATACGGGAACCGTGCTTGCGTCCCCACGACTCCTCACCTCCGGTTCCGGCGGCCGCTATCCGGAAGGACCGCATCTGTATGTGATGAATGGGTGGTATTACCTGATGCTCGCCGAAGGGGGAACGGAGTACGGCCATATGGAGACGCTGTTCCGTTCCTCAGCGCTCTGGGGACCGTACCAGCCCTGTCCATACAATCCGATCCTCTCTTCCCGGGACAGGCCGGAGGAGCCGGTGCAGTGCCTGGGCCATGCTGATCTCACCCCGGATGGAGAAGGGCGGTGGAAGGCGGTGTTTCTGGGTGTTCGTCCGCTTCCCGGTTTGTTGTTGCATGCTCTGGGACGGGAAACATTTCTGGGGACGGTGGTGTTTGACGTGGATGGATGGTTCCATATCCAGCCGGATGAAGGAACGTTCAAAGAGAGCGTCCAGAATATCGTTCTGACCGATCGCGAGGAGTATCTTTCCCCACGAGTGCCGCAGTGGATGCCGATCTGGAAGGATGGAGCCATGCGGCTGAGGGGAAATGGGTCGGAGCTTTCCTCGCCAATGGGGAATCCGTCGTTCTTTGGCATCCGGCAACAGGAGTTCGGGTGCAGGATGCGGACGCTGGTTCATGATTGGACGTCCTCCGCAGTCTTTGGCGTTGCCGCCTATCTTTCCAACGACACGTTCCTCGCCATCCGTGTTGATACGGGGGCAAACCGGGTGTCACTCTGGCAATGCTTGCACGGAATGACGGTTCCCGTCTCCTCGGTGTGGATGCCGGACGGACTTCCGGATTCGTTGGTGCTGGAGATTGTGTCAGACCCTCGTTCGTATCAGTTCCGGTGGGGAAACAACCCGGAACATCTGCGGTTGTTGGGGTCTCTGAGTGTGGCGGGCCTCTGCGCCGAAGGGACCCGTACGATGACGTTCACCGGAGTCTTGGTGGGACCGTATGCAGAGTGTGGGGAGGTTTCCTTCCGTTCGCTTCAGGCGTGA